The following are encoded together in the Acidimicrobiales bacterium genome:
- a CDS encoding sugar ABC transporter permease — protein sequence MTAVRRELAAARGAKVRDTPRWREAGLALLFLAPSLVVFAVFFYYPFEQLIVRGLYRNNIAGDNLRYVGWGQYRDVLGGDEFREGIGHSVQFLLLTVPVGLLLGIVLAVVANRRLRGIKIFQTIFTSTVATSTAVAGFIFLALLNPSIGLIKEPDLLAQPDTAMIGVALASSWQTLGLSFVIVLAGLQAIPREVEEASMLDGHGPLRRFFRVTLPLISPVLMFLLVILVVNAFQAFAQIDALTKPPGGPDQATETIVFKIFENRTPDRLGDGSIMSVGLFAVTFVVTLAQFLLLERRVHYGE from the coding sequence GTGACGGCGGTGCGGCGGGAGCTGGCCGCGGCCCGCGGGGCCAAGGTGCGCGACACGCCCCGCTGGCGGGAGGCGGGGCTGGCCCTGCTGTTCCTGGCCCCGTCCCTGGTCGTCTTCGCCGTCTTCTTCTACTACCCCTTCGAGCAGCTCATCGTCCGGGGCCTGTACCGCAACAACATCGCCGGCGACAACCTCCGCTACGTGGGCTGGGGCCAGTACCGCGACGTGCTGGGGGGTGACGAGTTCCGGGAGGGGATCGGGCACAGCGTCCAGTTCCTGCTCCTCACCGTGCCCGTCGGCCTCCTCCTGGGCATCGTGCTGGCCGTGGTGGCCAACCGGCGGCTGCGGGGCATCAAGATCTTCCAGACCATCTTCACCTCCACCGTGGCCACCTCCACCGCGGTGGCCGGGTTCATCTTCCTGGCCCTGCTCAACCCGTCCATCGGCCTCATCAAGGAGCCGGACCTGCTGGCCCAGCCGGACACGGCCATGATCGGCGTGGCCCTGGCCTCCTCGTGGCAGACCCTGGGCCTGTCCTTCGTGATCGTGCTGGCCGGCCTCCAGGCCATCCCCCGGGAGGTGGAGGAGGCGTCGATGCTGGACGGCCACGGGCCCCTGCGCCGCTTCTTCCGGGTGACCCTGCCCCTCATCTCCCCGGTGCTGATGTTCCTGCTGGTGATCCTGGTGGTGAACGCCTTCCAGGCCTTCGCCCAGATCGACGCCCTGACCAAGCCTCCGGGCGGGCCCGACCAGGCCACCGAGACCATCGTGTTCAAGATCTTCGAGAACCGCACCCCCGACCGCCTGGGGGACGGCTCCATCATGTCGGTGGGCCTCTTCGCGGTGACCTTCGTGGTCACCCTGGCCCAGTTCCTGCTCCTGGAGCGGAGGGTCCACTATGGCGAGTGA
- a CDS encoding ABC transporter ATP-binding protein — MASVTFDGVTKRYGEVTAVDQLDLHVEDGEFMVLLGPSGCGKSTALRMVAGLEDISGGDLSIGDRVVNSVVPAQRDVAMVFQSYALYPHMTVARNIESPLLSKPTRVDDGAEGEVRKLTKAERQARVDEAVRMLGLADYVQRKPGALSGGQRQRVAVARAVVSRPAVFLMDEPLSNLDAKLRAQTRAELIDLHTRLGTTIVYVTHDQIEAMTMADRVAILADGHLQQVGTPREVYEAPANVFVAGFVGNPPMNTARGPAGGGVVQIGASQLPVADAPAGGEVVVGVRPEHLEVTADGPLRARVHHVEWLGHEAQASVDLVGGPADEVGSPLATGASPGRWVVRLAPGLPAPEPGSEIALTPLDGQVHLFDGATGWRLGLDGPPVTGPGGIGGDGAEPDEPVGVGG, encoded by the coding sequence ATGGCCAGCGTGACCTTCGACGGCGTGACCAAGCGGTACGGGGAGGTGACCGCCGTCGACCAGCTCGACCTCCACGTGGAGGACGGCGAGTTCATGGTCCTCCTCGGCCCCTCGGGGTGCGGCAAGAGCACCGCCCTGCGGATGGTCGCCGGGCTGGAGGACATCAGCGGCGGCGACCTCTCCATCGGGGACCGGGTGGTGAACTCGGTGGTGCCGGCCCAGCGCGACGTCGCCATGGTGTTCCAGAGCTACGCCCTCTACCCCCACATGACCGTGGCCCGGAACATCGAGTCGCCCCTGCTGTCCAAGCCCACCCGGGTCGACGACGGGGCCGAGGGCGAGGTCCGCAAGCTGACCAAGGCCGAGCGCCAGGCCCGGGTGGACGAGGCCGTGCGCATGCTGGGCCTGGCGGACTACGTGCAGCGCAAGCCCGGGGCCCTCTCCGGCGGCCAGCGCCAACGGGTGGCGGTGGCCCGGGCCGTGGTGTCGCGGCCGGCGGTGTTCCTCATGGACGAGCCGCTGTCCAACCTCGACGCCAAGCTGCGGGCCCAGACCCGGGCCGAGCTCATCGACCTGCACACGAGGCTGGGCACCACCATCGTCTACGTCACCCACGACCAGATCGAGGCCATGACCATGGCCGACCGGGTGGCCATCCTGGCCGACGGGCACCTCCAGCAGGTGGGGACGCCCCGTGAGGTCTACGAGGCCCCGGCCAACGTCTTCGTGGCCGGCTTCGTCGGCAACCCCCCCATGAACACGGCCCGGGGCCCGGCCGGGGGCGGCGTCGTGCAGATCGGCGCCAGCCAGCTGCCGGTGGCCGACGCGCCGGCCGGGGGCGAGGTCGTCGTCGGCGTCCGCCCCGAGCACCTGGAGGTGACGGCCGACGGCCCCCTGCGGGCCCGGGTGCACCACGTCGAGTGGCTGGGCCACGAGGCCCAGGCCTCGGTCGACCTGGTCGGGGGCCCGGCCGACGAGGTCGGCTCCCCCCTGGCCACCGGGGCCTCCCCCGGCCGCTGGGTGGTCCGCCTGGCCCCCGGCCTGCCGGCACCGGAGCCGGGCTCCGAGATCGCCCTGACCCCCCTGGACGGCCAGGTCCACCTCTTCGACGGGGCCACCGGCTGGCGGCTGGGCCTGGACGGGCCGCCGGTGACCGGTCCCGGCGGAATCGGGGGCGACGGCGCCGAGCCCGACGAGCCGGTGGGGGTCGGAGGGTGA
- a CDS encoding carbohydrate ABC transporter permease — protein sequence MASESTPGRRLGWYALLGALSLLVLLPVYFAFVRAVSDPTTILGGDALLVPKDVQSDVFQRAWRNGNLGGAMGRSLVVTVAITAAQVATSVLAAYAFAYLWFPFKRLVFALFMATLLLPLEVTVLPNLATISNLGWRNSFQGLIVPFLATALGTFLIRQAFLGVPSELRDAARLEGWTHWQLLTRLVVPLSRPVIAAFTLISFLGAYNQYLWPRIVTTRPDEWGTAPIAVRSLSSNPENANLIVAGGLLVALPMIVLLIFFQRHVVRGLTAGAVKG from the coding sequence ATGGCGAGTGAGTCCACCCCCGGACGCCGCCTGGGCTGGTACGCCCTGCTGGGCGCCCTGTCGCTCCTGGTCCTGCTGCCCGTCTACTTCGCCTTCGTGCGAGCCGTCTCGGATCCCACCACCATCCTCGGCGGCGACGCCCTGCTCGTCCCCAAGGACGTCCAGTCCGACGTGTTCCAGCGGGCCTGGCGCAACGGCAACCTGGGTGGGGCCATGGGCCGCAGCCTGGTGGTGACGGTGGCCATCACCGCGGCCCAGGTGGCCACCTCGGTGCTGGCCGCCTACGCCTTCGCCTACCTGTGGTTCCCGTTCAAGCGGCTGGTCTTCGCCCTGTTCATGGCCACCCTGCTCCTGCCCCTGGAGGTGACGGTGCTGCCCAACCTGGCCACCATCAGCAACCTGGGCTGGCGCAACAGCTTCCAGGGCCTGATCGTGCCCTTCCTGGCCACCGCCCTGGGGACGTTCCTGATCCGCCAGGCCTTCCTGGGGGTGCCGTCCGAGCTGCGCGACGCGGCCCGGCTGGAGGGGTGGACCCACTGGCAGCTCCTCACCCGACTGGTGGTGCCCCTGTCCCGGCCGGTGATCGCCGCCTTCACCCTCATCTCGTTCCTGGGGGCCTACAACCAGTACCTCTGGCCCCGCATCGTCACCACCCGGCCCGACGAGTGGGGCACGGCGCCCATCGCGGTGCGGAGCCTCAGCTCCAACCCGGAGAACGCCAACCTCATCGTGGCCGGCGGCCTACTGGTGGCCCTGCCCATGATCGTCCTCCTGATCTTCTTCCAACGCCACGTCGTCCGGGGCCTGACCGCCGGGGCGGTGAAGGGGTGA